From one Melospiza melodia melodia isolate bMelMel2 chromosome 6, bMelMel2.pri, whole genome shotgun sequence genomic stretch:
- the CEND1 gene encoding cell cycle exit and neuronal differentiation protein 1 has translation MDSKGNVRSGNKPDAKAASSGKPEKPNPGPATNADKKEAPKEQPAPATAAKKAAGDAAIANNHSNLKPGPAGTEPQEASGQSPDSDHKGNSSEESPGGFFDNMKPLIIVGGVAVAALAVIVGVAFLARKK, from the coding sequence ATGGATTCCAAAGGCAACGTCCGAAGCGGAAACAAACCCGACGCCAAGGCCGCCAGCTCCGGGAAGCCGGAAAAGCCCAACCCCGGGCCTGCCACGAATGCAGACAAGAAGGAGGCCCCCAAAGAGCAGCCTGCTCCTGCCACGGCCGCCAAGAAGGCAGCAGGTGACGCCGCCATCGCCAACAACCACAGCAACCTGAAGCCCGGCCCCGCCGGCACGGAGCCTCAGGAGGCCAGCGGGCAGTCCCCTGACTCTGACCACAAGGGAAACAGCTCCGAGGAGTCCCCGGGCGGCTTCTTCGACAACATGAAGCCCTTGATCATCGTGGGAGGAGTGGCGGTGGCCGCGCTGGCTGTGATTGTGGGAGTGGCTTTCCTAGCCCGGAAAAAATGA